The genomic interval TGATAGTGGACTGAAGCGAATTGGTTTTCTGACACAACATGATCTATCTAAATTGGGATTAGAAGGCGAGGTGATGGTTTATTTTCCTTATGCTTATTCCTTTGCCGGACAGGTGGCTATTGCTAAAGTTGAGCGGGTGAAGCGAATGAATATTAGTGCGACGGATGCGATGAAGTTAGTGGTTTCGGGCGGAGTAAGCGGTTTGGAATAATTCTACTCTTACGATGATAGACGTTCGGCGGAAATGACCCGTAGGTTTTCATCGTGAGTTTTACAAAAGAATAAGAAATGCTCAGCGCTTTCTTTGATCTTATGTTTTTTTCTGAGGGTAGTGGAATTGATGGGGAAGTTTTTGCTGATGATGCTCGCTGCAGGGTGGTCTTTTCCTTTTTTGAAATCCCGATAATCCATTACGGCCTTTATTTTAAAAGTTCGGCCGGCAAAATTTTCGATTTTATTTGAGGATGTGTATAGGTGGGTGTTGATATGGAGCTTGTTAAGCTGATAATATGTCGATATTAGCTTAAAGCAGCCTGCTTTTAAGAGGGATGCATCGGGGTCGTAGATATAACTTTCAGGTTCGCTGAACAGGGCTTTTGCTTCCAGTTCTTCATCAGCGAAAAATGAAAAGCTTCTCTCATCTTCGTTCAACAGTTGGGCCGTGATTTTGGTACGGCTAACGGGTTCCTGACCAAGAACAATTAATAATTCTTTGCATTCGTTTTTAATACTGAGAATATAGACTTCTTTGATGTTTTGAAGTTGAACGAGCGTTTGACTGATATCGAGTAGAGGAGAGGTTTTAACGATCACCTGTTTGCTCCGCTCTAATAAAGTTTGCCGGTGCTCCAAAATATCTGGCTGGCAATCTTGAAGAAGAAATACCTTTTTTGTATTGAGGCGGCGCGCTGGATCGATATAAATTGTATCAAAATGTTCGTTGCTTTTTTTCAGGATATCGATGCCGTTGCCCTGTCTAAACTCAATATTTTTGCGGTTCAGAACCTTTGCGTTGTGTTTCGAAATTTTTGATAGCGTTGGGTCGATTTCGCAGTGTACAACTTTCTTAGCTGTCAGTGAGAAATAATGGGCGTCCACACCGAAACCGCCTGTCAAGTCAATCAACGACTCGTTAGAACTGATCAGCTGCCTTTTGAAATCTGCCGTTTGTTCTGAAGATGACTGCTCAATAGACAGGGCTTTGGGGTAATAAATCCCATTCGTCATGTACCAGGTCGGAAGTTTTTTTTTCGCTTTTCGGCGGGATTCAATCTGTTGCGCAAGCTCTGCGCTATTTACCTGTAAAAAAGGAGTTTTTTTTAATGCAATCAGCTTTGGATCTGTCCATTCATTTTCTATGATAAATTTCTGAACTTCAGTAGTTAATATTTTTTCATTTAAACTCATGATGCTTTATCCCGAATCAGCATTTGGCAGGTATACAAGTCTTTGACTTCCAGAATAACTTCCTTGTTCACGAGGACGCGGTCGATTGTCTCTTGGTTATAGTAACGAATCGTTACCAACTCCAAATTAGGCAAATATGACACACTAAAATCTTTGCGAAGCTCTTCTATAAGTGCTGTAACCTGATCTTCGTGATTATCTACACTGACCGAGAAGCTGACCGCACTATTGTGCATCATATTAATCTTGACTTTGTGTTTGTGGAACGCATTGAAGATATGGCTAAGGTTATCTTCTACAATAAACGAAAAGTCGTTTGGTAAGATCGATATCAAGGCCTGGTTTACTTTGAATATAAACGATGGCACGGATAGGCTCTCTGTAGTCTTATGAATGCGAGTTCCACTTCCGCTAACGTTGATAAAAGATCGTACGTATAGTGGTATTTCCTTGTTTTCTAATGGCTTAATGGTTTTAGGATGAATAACATTTGCTCCGTAATAACTCAATTCGATTGCATCGATATAAGATAGTTCAGGAATCAGCTCAGTTGAGCTAAACCACTTCGGATCGGCATTCAGAATGCCGGGAACGTCTTTCCAAATGGTAAGCGCCCGTGCATTGAGACAAGCGGCGAAGATCGCTGCAGTATAATCTGAGCCCTCTCGTCCAAGGGTAGTCGTGAAATTTTCTGATGTTCCGCCGATAAAGCCTTGAGTGATGGGTATGGAGCTCTGTATCATTGCAGGGATGTCTCTCTGAATGGCAATTTCTGTTTTTTCCCAGTCGACCCGAGCATCTCTGTATGTATTGTCTGTATGAATATAGTTTCGGACATCAATCCACTTTGTTGGCAGCCCACATGTTTCGAAGTAAGCACTAAGGATCTTTGTGGAAACCATCTCGCCTATAGATACAATTTGATCATATAGATAATCATAAGGGTCTTGTGGGTCTTCCTCAATAATCCAGTCGATTTCAACAAAAGTATTCAGAACATCATCAAAAATTGGATGGTTTTTGTCTTCAAAAAGTTCGTCGAGAACTTGAAAGTGGAACTGTTTGATTTCATCGAATAGTTGTAGATGTGTTCCCTGTCGGTAGAAAAATGAATTTAATAATTCTTCTAATTTGTTCGTTGTTTGTCCGATTGCTGAGACAATAATCAAGAGCTGTTCTTGTTTATGTAGCTCTATTATTTGCAGAACGTTCTTAATGTTTTCTGCATTTTTAACGGACGCGCCGCCAAATTTAAATATGTGCATTTAGTTTATTTACAGTTGCGAATGTTGACTTATGTATTCCTTTGCTTTTGGTGTTAGAAGGTTTTCTATCTGTGTGTATGGTATAGCTAATTCTGTAATGCCATCTGAATAAGGTTTGATTTCATAGATGTTGTAGAGAAAAAGCAGACTGTCCTTCTTAAGAAGGAAGTTATCGTTCAATGTAAATTTATTGTCTTCAAAAAAGAATGAACTAATTGGTGCCTCTTCGCCCCGAGCTTTCTTTTCGTTTTCCAAAAAGACAGTCTCTGCTATTTGGGTCAGCGAGTCCATTTTACCGTCTGCAATAATCTCATTTAAATTGATCTCTCTTTTGTCCTGTAGGTCGTAATTGGTAAATAGAACCCCATACGACCCATGTGCGCCACCGGTGAAGTTATCTGTTCTTACTTCTAGTCCGAGATAAAGCGGTGTGTTCACAGGAACAAGAATCTCTGTATTGGTGTACCATGGAAATGGACTTTTAACTTCTTCTTTCTGGAAGTCGTCGAAGCTTTTAATAAAAGTTTTTGCGGCTTCATCAATAGTCTCGGAGCTGGTATCCGGGTAGATAAAAGATAAGCGAGACTCAAGGTACCTGTTGAGTTCTCCTAAGTTTGCTTCATCAAATTTAGGGTAACGAACCTGGTAATAGGTTTTACCCATGGTGTCAGTAACTTCTGTTTCTACCTCGCTTTCTAAGCGATAGTCTTCTATGGTATAGGCAATCGTATCAGTCGCAGCCGAATCAGCCGTTTTAGCGGAGGTGGAATCGGTGTTTTGTTGCGATTGGTTACATGCGAACAAGGTAATTGCTGCTAAAAATAATAATGGTGAGATGAATTTAGTCATGATAATATGTTTTTTAATTGTGGGATATTGAGGCATTTAGCCAGCCATCTTCAATAGTGGTATTGTATTTCTTATAAAAGTTTATTGCAGGCTCATTCCAGTCAAGAACTTGCCATACCATCCCCGAATAGCCTTTTTCTTTACTAATATTAAGTACTTTATCGAACAAAAGTTTACCTAAGCCTTGACCTCTGTGCTTTTCAGTGACGATGATGTCCTCCAGATAGAGCCTACGGCCTTTCCATGTAGAATAACGGATATAGTAAAGAGCCATTCCCACGACTTGACCGCCGATCTCAGCTACATATGCTTCCCAAACGGGATTTTCTCCAAAGCCAGCCGACTCAAACTCGCCTATGCTGACTGTCACCTCTTTAGGGGCTTTCTCATATTCGGCTAGTTCCTTAACCAACTCAAGTAAACGTGGACAATCTTCTTTCTGAGCTTTTCTTAATTGAACTTCCATGTTATTTTTTGTCGTAATCACGTTCTCCAAAAACTAAACTCCCGATTCGAACCATGGTGCTTCCTTCTTCCAAAGCAATTTTATAGTCGGAAGACATACCCAGAGATAATTCCTTAAAGTCAGCGTTCTCCTTGAAGAAGCTTTCTTTTATGCCGGAGAAAAGAACCTTCAGGTCGTGAAATTCTTCTTTGATCATTTTTTCATTGGGCGTATTGGATGCAATGCCCATTAAGCCAACAATTCGGATGTTCTCCATGCTTCTATATTCTTCTGAGCGTAATAAATCGATGGCATCAGCGTATTCCAGTCCGAATTTTGTTGTTTCTCCGGATATTTGTATCTGTAAAAGACAATCAATAATCCTGCCTGCTTTAAGTGCTTGCTTATTTATTTCCAGTAGAAGTTTAAGACTGTCAACTGAATGGATTAAACCAACATAGGGTGCAATGTATTTTACCTTGTTCCGCTGGAGGTGACCGATCTGGTGCCAAATAATGTCTTCTGGCAATTGGGCTCTCTTTTCATCCAGCTCCTGTACCTGGTTTTCTCCAAAATGACGTTGACCAGCAGCGTAGGCTTCCATGATTTCCTCTACGCTTTTTGTCTTAGAGACTGCAATCAACAAAGATGAATAGTTTTCTAGCTCGCTATTGATTTTTTCGATTTTTTCTGCTGTAGTCATACGGATGCTAATTTCTGCCAATGGCAAATATTTATTTGTATTTTTGTTGCAAATTTAACAAATGCAACGGTGTTTAGGAATTTTACTTCTGTTGATTTTACTGATTGGCTGTAAAGAGAAGCCACCGGCGGGCGTGTTAAAGAAGAATGTTATGACAAATATTCTTTACGATATACACCTTTCGGAGGGTTATCTGTATACGAGTGCAGTGGATTCGATGCGACAACGAACTGCGGACTTCAATGAAGGGATTTATCAGCACTACCAGACGGATTCGGCTACGGTTAGGCAAAGTTTAGAGTATTATGCCAGCCGGCCGCAGATCCTTCAGGATATTTATAACGAAATACAAGGAAGACTGAAGAAAGTAGAGGACGGGTTGCGAACTGCTGAGGAAGAGCGTTATCGGTCTGTATTTCAAGCCGACTCGATAAATAGAGCTGCAAAAGCAGATAGCTTGAATAGGATCGTGGCAGACTCTATTAGAATGGAGCAAAGAAAACATATGCTTTATTGGGAGAGTGCCGACTCAGTTGATCTAAAACCTAAACCATGGTCATGGGAAAATGCTTTGAAATTGCCTTTCTTTCCGGAAAGCACGAGTGAAGTGGAACAGAATGAAATAGCGCCGGATACGGTGGTGACCGATACAATTGGGAACTCCGGACTGAGACCTGCATCAACAGTAGAATAAGAAATGGGAGAAATGATCTATCCGGATAATGCAGCTGAAAAGCTGGGCTTTATAGAAATCAAAGAGCTTATTAAAGGGAAGTGCCTGAGCATTATGGGGCGGGAGATGGTTGATAAGATTCAGCCGATGAATCAGTACGGGCAGATTGATAAGTTTTTAAGACAGGCTCATGAGTTTAAAGATATTTTAGAAAACGATGCTCCGTTACCGATTGATCATCTATATCCTATCAGAAAGATTGCTGAAAAGGCACGCATTGAGGGAGCTTTTTTATCGGAGGAGGAGCTTTTCCAGATGTGCCTTTCATTGAAAACGGTTTTTAGCGTAATTAACTATTTTGATGAGAGGAAAGGGGTATACGAAGCATTAGAAATGCTTTTTGAACATCTGCCGATTGAACGATCGATCGTCAAACGGATTGAGGCGATCATTGACCAAAGTGGTTCAATGAAGCCGACCGCCTCTACAAGGCTTCAGGAGATATTTAGAGAGATTGCTTTTGCGGAGAGGGAGTCTCGAAAGCGAATGGACGCTCTTTTAAAGAAAGCGCAGGAAGCTGGATGGACGGCTGATGGTGGACTAACAGTTCGGGATGGACGCTTGTGTATTCCTAT from Pedobacter indicus carries:
- a CDS encoding aspartate kinase, which translates into the protein MHIFKFGGASVKNAENIKNVLQIIELHKQEQLLIIVSAIGQTTNKLEELLNSFFYRQGTHLQLFDEIKQFHFQVLDELFEDKNHPIFDDVLNTFVEIDWIIEEDPQDPYDYLYDQIVSIGEMVSTKILSAYFETCGLPTKWIDVRNYIHTDNTYRDARVDWEKTEIAIQRDIPAMIQSSIPITQGFIGGTSENFTTTLGREGSDYTAAIFAACLNARALTIWKDVPGILNADPKWFSSTELIPELSYIDAIELSYYGANVIHPKTIKPLENKEIPLYVRSFINVSGSGTRIHKTTESLSVPSFIFKVNQALISILPNDFSFIVEDNLSHIFNAFHKHKVKINMMHNSAVSFSVSVDNHEDQVTALIEELRKDFSVSYLPNLELVTIRYYNQETIDRVLVNKEVILEVKDLYTCQMLIRDKAS
- a CDS encoding DUF3298 and DUF4163 domain-containing protein, coding for MTKFISPLLFLAAITLFACNQSQQNTDSTSAKTADSAATDTIAYTIEDYRLESEVETEVTDTMGKTYYQVRYPKFDEANLGELNRYLESRLSFIYPDTSSETIDEAAKTFIKSFDDFQKEEVKSPFPWYTNTEILVPVNTPLYLGLEVRTDNFTGGAHGSYGVLFTNYDLQDKREINLNEIIADGKMDSLTQIAETVFLENEKKARGEEAPISSFFFEDNKFTLNDNFLLKKDSLLFLYNIYEIKPYSDGITELAIPYTQIENLLTPKAKEYISQHSQL
- a CDS encoding THUMP-like domain-containing protein; amino-acid sequence: MSLNEKILTTEVQKFIIENEWTDPKLIALKKTPFLQVNSAELAQQIESRRKAKKKLPTWYMTNGIYYPKALSIEQSSSEQTADFKRQLISSNESLIDLTGGFGVDAHYFSLTAKKVVHCEIDPTLSKISKHNAKVLNRKNIEFRQGNGIDILKKSNEHFDTIYIDPARRLNTKKVFLLQDCQPDILEHRQTLLERSKQVIVKTSPLLDISQTLVQLQNIKEVYILSIKNECKELLIVLGQEPVSRTKITAQLLNEDERSFSFFADEELEAKALFSEPESYIYDPDASLLKAGCFKLISTYYQLNKLHINTHLYTSSNKIENFAGRTFKIKAVMDYRDFKKGKDHPAASIISKNFPINSTTLRKKHKIKESAEHFLFFCKTHDENLRVISAERLSS
- a CDS encoding YggS family pyridoxal phosphate-dependent enzyme, with product MTTAEKIEKINSELENYSSLLIAVSKTKSVEEIMEAYAAGQRHFGENQVQELDEKRAQLPEDIIWHQIGHLQRNKVKYIAPYVGLIHSVDSLKLLLEINKQALKAGRIIDCLLQIQISGETTKFGLEYADAIDLLRSEEYRSMENIRIVGLMGIASNTPNEKMIKEEFHDLKVLFSGIKESFFKENADFKELSLGMSSDYKIALEEGSTMVRIGSLVFGERDYDKK
- a CDS encoding DUF4296 domain-containing protein produces the protein MQRCLGILLLLILLIGCKEKPPAGVLKKNVMTNILYDIHLSEGYLYTSAVDSMRQRTADFNEGIYQHYQTDSATVRQSLEYYASRPQILQDIYNEIQGRLKKVEDGLRTAEEERYRSVFQADSINRAAKADSLNRIVADSIRMEQRKHMLYWESADSVDLKPKPWSWENALKLPFFPESTSEVEQNEIAPDTVVTDTIGNSGLRPASTVE
- a CDS encoding GNAT family N-acetyltransferase — its product is MEVQLRKAQKEDCPRLLELVKELAEYEKAPKEVTVSIGEFESAGFGENPVWEAYVAEIGGQVVGMALYYIRYSTWKGRRLYLEDIIVTEKHRGQGLGKLLFDKVLNISKEKGYSGMVWQVLDWNEPAINFYKKYNTTIEDGWLNASISHN